In the Tenrec ecaudatus isolate mTenEca1 chromosome 16, mTenEca1.hap1, whole genome shotgun sequence genome, one interval contains:
- the MLEC gene encoding malectin isoform X2 — protein sequence MLEARAVEGAAVALLRVLLLLLLLPALRGPGLGVAGAAGAGLPESVIWAVNAGGEAHVDVHGIHFRKDPLEGRVGRASDYGMKLPILRSNPEDQILYQTERYNEETFGYEVPIKEEGDYVLVLKFAEVYFAQSQQKMYQSCSLIQDWKKKKRKKKKKNMTKGLISKDRPIRTGCSPAPARPTPMPRTTAASCFPSWWPLESSFQPSSASAACENKLAS from the exons ATGCTAGAGGCCCGGGCGGTTGAGGGAGCCGCCGTGGCGCTCCTGcgagtgctgctgctgcttctgcttctgccggCGCTTCGGGGGCCAGGGCTCGGCGTGGCCGGCGCGGCGGGGGCCGGGCTGCCCGAGAGCGTCATCTGGGCCGTCAACGCTGGTGGCGAAGCGCATGTCGACGTGCACGGGATCCACTTCCGCAAGGACCCTTTGGAAGGCCGGGTGGGCCGAG CATCAGACTATGGCATGAAACTGCCGATCCTGCGCTCCAATCCCGAGGACCAGATCCTGTATCAAACCGAGCGGTACAATGAGGAGACGTTTGGCTATGAAGTGCCCATCAAGGAGGAGGGGGACTACGTGCTGGTGTTGAAGTTTGCTGAGGTCTACTTTGCCCAGTCCCAGCAGAAG ATGTACCAAAGCTGCAGCCTCATCCAGgattggaaaaaaaagaagaggaagaagaagaagaagaatatgaCGAAGGGTCTAATCTCAAAAGACAGACCAATAAGAACCGGGTGCAGTCCGGCCCCCGCACGCCCAACCCCTATGCCTCGGACAACAGCAGCCTCATGTTTCCCATCCTGGTGGCCTTTGGAGTCTTCATTCCAACCCTCTTCTGCCTCTGCCGCCTGTGAGAACAAATTAGCATCCTGA
- the MLEC gene encoding malectin isoform X1 — protein sequence MLEARAVEGAAVALLRVLLLLLLLPALRGPGLGVAGAAGAGLPESVIWAVNAGGEAHVDVHGIHFRKDPLEGRVGRASDYGMKLPILRSNPEDQILYQTERYNEETFGYEVPIKEEGDYVLVLKFAEVYFAQSQQKVFDVRLNGHVVVKDLDIFDRVGHSTAHDEIIPMSIRKGKLSVQGEVSTFTGKLNIEFVKGYYDNPKVCALYIMTGTVDDVPKLQPHPGLEKKEEEEEEEEYDEGSNLKRQTNKNRVQSGPRTPNPYASDNSSLMFPILVAFGVFIPTLFCLCRL from the exons ATGCTAGAGGCCCGGGCGGTTGAGGGAGCCGCCGTGGCGCTCCTGcgagtgctgctgctgcttctgcttctgccggCGCTTCGGGGGCCAGGGCTCGGCGTGGCCGGCGCGGCGGGGGCCGGGCTGCCCGAGAGCGTCATCTGGGCCGTCAACGCTGGTGGCGAAGCGCATGTCGACGTGCACGGGATCCACTTCCGCAAGGACCCTTTGGAAGGCCGGGTGGGCCGAG CATCAGACTATGGCATGAAACTGCCGATCCTGCGCTCCAATCCCGAGGACCAGATCCTGTATCAAACCGAGCGGTACAATGAGGAGACGTTTGGCTATGAAGTGCCCATCAAGGAGGAGGGGGACTACGTGCTGGTGTTGAAGTTTGCTGAGGTCTACTTTGCCCAGTCCCAGCAGAAG GTGTTTGATGTGCGATTGAATGGCCACGTTGTGGTGAAGGACTTGGACATCTTTGACCGCGTTGGGCACAGCACAGCTCACGACGAGATCATCCCCATGAGCATCAGAAAGGGGAAGTTGAGTGTCCAGGGGGAGGTGTCCACCTTCACAGGGAAACTCAACATTGAGTTTGTCAAG GGGTACTATGACAATCCCAAAGTCTGTGCACTCTATATCATGACTGGGACGGTGGATG ATGTACCAAAGCTGCAGCCTCATCCAGgattggaaaaaaaagaagaggaagaagaagaagaagaatatgaCGAAGGGTCTAATCTCAAAAGACAGACCAATAAGAACCGGGTGCAGTCCGGCCCCCGCACGCCCAACCCCTATGCCTCGGACAACAGCAGCCTCATGTTTCCCATCCTGGTGGCCTTTGGAGTCTTCATTCCAACCCTCTTCTGCCTCTGCCGCCTGTGA